A stretch of the Nicotiana tabacum cultivar K326 chromosome 6, ASM71507v2, whole genome shotgun sequence genome encodes the following:
- the LOC107777295 gene encoding uncharacterized protein LOC107777295: MMNFLAISLVLTTLVTAGFFNPNPENNKKKDDVILKEGPRVVVVEFDKEDGTKVLISPQQEAEIPKGKSGYVSDLKDKLYEKAEEASSVLPNIGQGISSPYVNQENGVIDTKPSAKDVVCDAFGKCKEKIATAFGKTKAKVSEKAHETVDKVDEVEEGAKGAAEKVKESVKDAYSEATDKAKEKVDEVKEKTKDLIDTTKRKKGEVERELGEKSEQVKESVKEGVKKVKEEGKKELKDILGRGREFFYDVFVYIFSLENLRTVMRLVHFLGFAVAYGMCIWVTFVSSYVLARALPRQQFALVQSKIYPVYFKAMAYCVGAAFVGHMLSQKRRLYTNSAEAVQGFNLLSSIAMLLVNLVYLEPRATKVMFERLKLEKEEGRGRDIFNVEPNSRGVDSVLDPTGTKTTSQKTAAATTTTSKPAEVSPEVEAVVKPQVVRLSQKLKKLNSYSSFLNVLTLMALSHHLVHLTQLVDTGS, from the exons atgaTGAATTTTTTGGCTATTTCTCTGGTATTAACCACACTTGTTACAGCAGGATTTTTCAATCCGAATCCAGAGAATAACAAGAAAAAAGATGATGTTATTTTAAAAGAAGGCCCTAGAGTTGTAGTTGTTGAATTTGATAAAGAAGATGGCACAAAAGTCTTAATTTCTCCACAACAAGAAGCTGAAATTCCAAAAGGAAAATCAGGGTATGTTTCTGATCTCAAAGACAAGTTATATGAAAAAGCAGAAGAAGCATCTTCTGTTCTTCCAAATATTGGTCAAGGAATTTCAAGTCCGTATGTAAATCAAGAAAATGGTGTAATTGATACTAAGCCTAGTGCTAAAGATGTAGTTTGTGATGCATTTGGTAAGTGCAAAGAAAAAATTGCTACCGCTTTTGGTAAAACCAAAGCTAAGGTTTCAGAAAAAGCACATGAAACGGTTGATAAAGTTGATGAAGTTGAAGAAGGAGCAAAAGGGGCTGCTGAGAAAGTGAAAGAAAGTGTAAAAGATGCATATAGTGAAGCCACAGATAAGGCAAAGGAGAAAGTTGATGAagttaaagaaaaaacaaaggatTTAATTGACACAACAAAGAGAAAAAAGGGTGAAGTGGAGAGAGAATTAGGGGAGAAATCAGAACAAGTGAAAGAATCAGTAAAAGAAGGTGTAAAAAAGGTTAAAGAAGAAGGGAAAAAGGAGTTGAAAGATATACTAGGGCGAGGACGAGAATTCTTCTATGATGTATTTGTGTATATTTTTTCGCTAGAGAATTTGCGAACTGTGATGCGTTTGGTGCATTTTCTAGGCTTTGCTGTGGCTTATGGGATGTGTATTTGGGTGACGTTTGTTTCGAGTTATGTGTTGGCTAGAGCTTTGCCGAGGCAGCAATTTGCTTTGGTTCAGAGTAAGATTTACCCAGTCTACTTCAAGGCCATGGCTTATTGCGTTGGTGCAGCATTCGTCGGTCATATGTTGAGCCAAAAACGTCGACTTTACACGAATTCGGCTGAAGCGGTTCAAGGTTTTAATCTTCTGTCTTCGATCGCTATGCTTTTGGTCAATTTGGTCTACCTAGAGCCTCGAGCCACAAAG GTTATGTTTGAGAGATTGAAGTTGGAGAAAGAAGAAGGTAGAGGTAGAGACATATTTAATGTTGAACCAAACAGTAGAGGAGTGGATTCAGTGTTGGATCCAACAGGTACAAAGACAACTAGTCAGAagacagcagcagcaacaacaacaaccagtaaaCCTGCAGAAGTCTCTCCAGAGGTAGAAGCAGTGGTGAAGCCTCAAGTGGTCAGATTGAGTCAGAAACTAAAGAAGTTGAATTCATATTCATCTTTTCTAAATGTGCTCACACTAATGGCTCTCAGTCATCATCTTGTTCATCTTACTCAGTTAGTCGATACCGGAAGCTGA